In Mycolicibacterium alvei, a single window of DNA contains:
- a CDS encoding FAD-binding protein: MNWDDECDVLIAGSGGGGVTGAYTAAREGLSVILVEAGDKFGGTTAYSGGGGVWFPCNPVLTRAGTDDTIEDALEYYHAVVGDRTPRELQDTYVRGGAGLIEYLEADDNLKFAPMPWPDYFGKAPKARADGQRHIAARPLKVEKAPQLRELVRGPLDADRLGAEQPDDYFIGGRALIARFLKAIEQYPNTSLRLNTALVELVVEDEAVTGAIVETDGGRRAIRARRGVLLAAGGFEGNDEMRRQYGVPGVARDTMGPPANLGRAHRAAIAVGADVDLMDQAWWSPGLTHPDGRSAFALWFTGGIFVDQNGQRFVNESAAYDRIGRAILPRLADGSMTLPYWMIYDDREGPVPPVKATNVSMVDPQQYIDAGLWHTADTLDELAAKIGVPAENLTATVERFNSFVASGADQDFGRGDEAYDRAFSGGASPLVAIEKGPFHAAAFGISDLGTKGGLRTDIAARVLDTNGRVITGLYAAGNTMAAPSGTAYPGGGNPIGTSMLFSHLAVKDMLGKSYE; the protein is encoded by the coding sequence ATGAACTGGGATGACGAGTGTGATGTCCTGATCGCCGGTTCCGGTGGCGGCGGCGTGACCGGTGCCTACACCGCCGCCCGAGAAGGTCTGTCGGTGATCCTGGTGGAGGCCGGCGACAAATTCGGTGGCACCACAGCGTATTCCGGTGGCGGCGGGGTGTGGTTCCCGTGCAACCCGGTGCTCACGCGGGCCGGTACCGACGACACCATCGAGGACGCGCTGGAGTATTACCACGCCGTCGTCGGCGACCGTACCCCGCGGGAACTGCAGGACACCTACGTCCGGGGCGGCGCCGGGCTGATCGAGTACCTCGAAGCCGACGACAATCTGAAGTTCGCGCCGATGCCGTGGCCCGACTACTTCGGCAAGGCGCCCAAGGCCCGCGCCGACGGTCAACGTCACATCGCGGCCCGGCCGCTCAAGGTGGAGAAGGCCCCGCAGCTACGCGAGCTGGTGCGCGGCCCGCTTGACGCCGACCGACTCGGCGCCGAACAACCGGATGACTACTTTATCGGCGGCCGGGCACTGATCGCGCGATTCCTGAAAGCCATTGAGCAGTACCCGAATACCTCGCTGCGGCTCAACACAGCGCTGGTGGAGCTGGTTGTCGAGGACGAGGCGGTAACCGGCGCGATCGTCGAAACCGACGGTGGACGACGGGCCATCCGGGCCCGGCGCGGCGTGCTGCTCGCCGCGGGTGGTTTCGAAGGCAACGACGAGATGCGTCGTCAATACGGAGTTCCGGGCGTGGCCCGCGACACCATGGGACCGCCGGCGAACCTGGGCCGCGCGCATCGGGCCGCGATCGCCGTCGGTGCCGACGTCGACCTGATGGACCAGGCCTGGTGGTCCCCGGGCCTGACGCATCCCGACGGGCGCTCGGCGTTCGCGCTGTGGTTCACCGGCGGCATCTTCGTCGACCAGAACGGACAACGGTTCGTCAACGAGTCCGCCGCCTACGACCGCATCGGCCGCGCGATCCTGCCGCGGCTGGCCGACGGTTCGATGACATTGCCGTACTGGATGATCTACGACGATCGCGAAGGCCCCGTACCTCCCGTCAAGGCCACCAACGTCTCGATGGTCGACCCGCAGCAATACATCGACGCCGGGTTGTGGCACACCGCCGACACCCTGGACGAGCTGGCCGCCAAGATCGGCGTCCCCGCCGAGAACCTGACCGCCACCGTCGAGCGCTTCAACTCGTTCGTCGCCTCCGGCGCGGACCAGGATTTCGGGCGCGGCGACGAAGCGTACGACCGGGCCTTCTCCGGCGGGGCCTCACCGCTCGTCGCAATCGAGAAGGGCCCGTTCCACGCCGCCGCGTTCGGCATCTCCGACCTGGGGACCAAGGGTGGGTTGCGCACCGACATCGCGGCCCGGGTACTCGACACCAACGGTCGGGTGATCACCGGTCTGTACGCCGCGGGCAACACCATGGCCGCCCCGAGCGGCACCGCGTATCCCGGCGGCGGGAATCCGATCGGGACCAGCATGCTGTTCAGCCATCTGGCGGTCAAAGACATGTTAGGGAAGAGCTATGAATGA
- a CDS encoding DUF2194 domain-containing protein, which yields MPVEETMWDVRVARDFETCDLERLRAVFADIIAKRLSPGKRLLRVVTWSQNGGSLFRANNGARRFAVAYEVAFTA from the coding sequence ATGCCAGTCGAAGAAACAATGTGGGATGTCCGCGTGGCGCGCGACTTCGAAACATGCGATCTGGAGCGGCTGCGCGCCGTATTCGCCGACATCATCGCCAAGCGCCTGTCTCCGGGCAAGCGGTTGCTGCGCGTGGTGACCTGGTCTCAGAACGGCGGCTCACTCTTCCGCGCCAACAATGGCGCCCGCCGCTTCGCCGTGGCCTACGAGGTGGCGTTCACCGCCTAG
- a CDS encoding AMP-binding protein has translation MPDPVRDSVAEMLLDRVGDQHVGLRTRERDWTWDEVVAESAARGALAQAMRVDGPLHIGVLLDNVPDFVFWLGGAALVGATIVGINPTRGAAEMAAEIQLADCQLIVTDTAGAERLGGLDLGLGPDRILVIDDPAYQDAIRARKLLEGKGNRAHITVGPETLMLLLFTSGTTGASKAVICSQGRLARIAYAAAEKFGHVREDVEYCCMPLFHGNAIMALWAPALSVGATVCLTRTFSASGFLPDVRYFGATFFTYVGKALGYLMATPEQPDDAENPLVRGFGTEASPDDQNEFRRRFDAELFEGYGSSEGGAAVALAPDAPPTALGRPAHAGVAIVDPEFLEDCAPAVFDEHGRVLNPDDAVGEIVDKFGTRTFEGYYRNDEANAERIRNGWYWTGDLGYLDEQGFIYFAGRRGDWIRVDGENTSALNIERVLRRHPDVVAAGVYAVPDPRSGDQVMAAIEVSDPAGFDSAAFMSYLAEQDDLGTKAIPRLLRVSKNLPVTGSNKVLKRELQRERWRTDEVVYRWAGRGAPVYRAMGDDDKQSLDDEFAQYGRQRYL, from the coding sequence ATGCCTGACCCGGTGCGCGACTCGGTCGCCGAGATGCTGCTGGACCGCGTCGGCGATCAGCACGTCGGCCTGCGCACCCGCGAACGGGACTGGACCTGGGACGAGGTGGTCGCCGAGTCCGCCGCGCGCGGCGCGCTGGCACAGGCGATGCGAGTTGACGGTCCGCTTCATATCGGCGTGCTCCTGGACAACGTGCCGGACTTCGTGTTCTGGCTGGGCGGGGCCGCGCTCGTCGGGGCGACGATCGTGGGGATCAACCCGACGCGCGGCGCGGCCGAGATGGCGGCCGAAATCCAGCTTGCCGATTGTCAATTGATCGTCACCGACACCGCCGGCGCCGAGCGTCTCGGTGGCCTGGACCTCGGCCTGGGGCCAGACCGCATCCTCGTCATCGACGACCCCGCCTACCAAGACGCGATTCGTGCGCGGAAACTCTTGGAAGGCAAGGGAAATCGTGCACACATCACGGTTGGGCCCGAGACCCTGATGCTGCTGTTGTTCACCTCGGGAACCACGGGTGCCTCCAAGGCGGTCATCTGTAGCCAGGGCAGGTTGGCGCGCATCGCGTACGCGGCCGCCGAGAAGTTCGGCCACGTGCGCGAGGACGTGGAGTACTGCTGCATGCCGCTGTTCCACGGCAACGCCATCATGGCGTTGTGGGCGCCGGCGTTGTCGGTGGGTGCCACGGTGTGTCTGACACGAACGTTCTCGGCGTCCGGATTCCTGCCGGACGTGCGGTATTTCGGTGCCACCTTCTTCACCTACGTCGGCAAGGCGCTCGGCTACCTGATGGCCACTCCTGAACAACCCGACGATGCCGAGAACCCATTGGTCCGTGGTTTCGGCACCGAGGCCTCACCCGACGACCAGAACGAATTCCGGCGCCGCTTCGACGCCGAACTGTTCGAGGGCTACGGCTCCAGCGAGGGTGGCGCCGCGGTTGCCCTTGCCCCGGATGCCCCGCCGACGGCTCTGGGCAGGCCTGCGCACGCCGGCGTGGCGATCGTCGACCCTGAATTCCTTGAGGACTGTGCGCCGGCGGTTTTCGATGAGCACGGCCGCGTTCTCAACCCCGATGACGCGGTGGGGGAGATCGTCGACAAGTTCGGCACCCGCACGTTCGAGGGGTACTACCGCAACGACGAGGCCAACGCCGAACGCATCCGCAACGGCTGGTACTGGACGGGCGATCTCGGTTATCTCGACGAGCAGGGCTTCATCTACTTCGCCGGCCGTCGTGGCGACTGGATCCGGGTGGACGGCGAGAACACCTCGGCGCTGAACATCGAGCGGGTATTGCGGCGTCATCCCGATGTGGTGGCGGCCGGTGTCTACGCGGTCCCCGATCCACGCTCGGGTGATCAGGTGATGGCCGCGATCGAGGTATCCGATCCCGCCGGATTCGATTCTGCGGCGTTCATGTCCTACCTGGCCGAGCAGGATGACCTGGGTACCAAGGCAATTCCGCGGCTTCTGCGGGTGTCGAAGAACCTGCCGGTCACCGGGTCCAACAAGGTACTCAAACGTGAACTGCAACGAGAACGCTGGCGCACCGATGAGGTGGTGTACCGGTGGGCGGGACGCGGCGCGCCGGTGTACCGGGCCATGGGTGACGATGACAAGCAGTCGCTGGACGACGAGTTTGCGCAGTACGGGAGGCAGCGTTATCTATGA
- a CDS encoding acyl-CoA carboxylase subunit beta: protein MTSVTEPSAEHQVDIHTTAGKLADLKRRAEETLHPVGEAAVEKVHAKGKLTARERILALLDEGSFVELDALAKHRSTNFGLENNRPLGDGVITGYGTIDGRDVCVFSQDATVFGGSLGEVYGEKIVKVQELAIKTGRPLIGINDGAGARIQEGVVSLGLYSRIFHNNIKASGVIPQISLIMGAAAGGHVYSPALTDFVIMVDQTSQMFITGPDVIKTVTGEDVTMEELGGAHTHMAKSGTVHYVASGEQDALEYVRDLLSYLPPNNYADPPRYPVAPALGSIEETLTDEDVELDTLIPDSPNQPYDMHEVITRLLDDDEFLEVQAGYAGNIVVGFGRVDGRPVGIVANQPTQFAGCLDINASEKAARFIRTCDCFNIPIVLLVDVPGFLPGTDQEYNGIIRRGAKLLYAYGEATVAKVTVITRKSYGGAYCVMGSKDMGADVVVAWPTAQIAVMGASGAVGFVYRSELKKAAADGEDVDALRLELQQTYEDTLVNPYIAAERGYVDAVIPPSHTRGYVANALRLLERKIIQMPPKKHGNIPL from the coding sequence ATGACGAGCGTTACCGAGCCGTCCGCCGAGCACCAGGTGGACATCCACACCACTGCAGGCAAGCTGGCTGATCTCAAGAGGCGGGCGGAGGAGACGCTGCATCCCGTCGGCGAGGCCGCCGTCGAGAAGGTGCACGCCAAGGGCAAGCTGACCGCCCGGGAGCGCATCCTCGCCCTGCTCGACGAGGGGTCGTTCGTCGAACTCGACGCGCTGGCCAAACATCGCAGCACCAACTTCGGCCTGGAGAACAACCGGCCGCTGGGTGACGGTGTGATCACCGGCTACGGCACCATCGACGGCCGCGACGTCTGTGTGTTCAGCCAGGACGCCACGGTGTTCGGTGGCAGCCTCGGCGAGGTCTACGGCGAGAAGATCGTCAAGGTCCAGGAACTGGCCATCAAGACCGGCCGCCCGCTGATCGGTATCAACGACGGCGCAGGCGCCCGCATCCAGGAGGGTGTGGTCTCGCTTGGTCTGTACAGCCGGATCTTCCACAACAACATCAAGGCCTCGGGTGTCATCCCGCAGATCTCGCTGATCATGGGCGCCGCGGCCGGCGGGCACGTCTACTCCCCCGCGCTGACCGACTTCGTCATCATGGTCGACCAGACCAGCCAGATGTTCATCACCGGCCCCGACGTCATCAAGACCGTCACCGGCGAGGACGTCACCATGGAGGAGTTGGGCGGCGCCCATACCCACATGGCCAAGTCCGGCACCGTGCATTACGTCGCCTCCGGGGAGCAGGACGCCCTGGAGTACGTCCGCGACCTGCTCAGCTACCTGCCACCCAACAACTACGCCGACCCGCCGCGCTACCCGGTGGCCCCGGCACTGGGCTCGATCGAAGAGACCCTGACCGACGAGGACGTCGAACTCGACACGCTGATCCCGGATTCCCCGAATCAGCCGTACGACATGCACGAGGTCATCACCCGCCTCCTCGACGACGACGAGTTCCTCGAGGTCCAGGCGGGCTACGCCGGCAACATCGTGGTCGGCTTCGGCCGGGTCGACGGCCGCCCGGTCGGCATCGTGGCCAACCAGCCCACCCAGTTCGCCGGTTGCCTCGACATCAACGCCTCGGAGAAGGCCGCCCGGTTCATCCGGACCTGCGACTGCTTCAACATCCCGATCGTCCTGCTGGTCGACGTGCCCGGCTTCCTGCCCGGCACCGACCAGGAGTACAACGGCATCATCCGCCGCGGCGCCAAGCTGCTCTACGCCTACGGTGAGGCCACCGTCGCCAAGGTCACCGTCATCACCCGCAAGTCCTACGGCGGTGCGTACTGCGTGATGGGCTCCAAGGACATGGGCGCCGACGTGGTAGTGGCCTGGCCGACGGCCCAGATCGCCGTGATGGGCGCCTCGGGCGCGGTGGGATTCGTGTATCGCTCCGAGCTGAAGAAGGCTGCCGCCGACGGCGAAGACGTCGACGCGCTGCGCCTGGAGCTGCAGCAGACCTACGAGGACACCCTCGTCAACCCGTACATCGCGGCCGAGCGCGGCTACGTCGACGCGGTCATCCCGCCGTCGCACACCCGCGGCTACGTGGCCAACGCGTTGCGACTGTTGGAGCGCAAGATCATCCAGATGCCGCCCAAGAAGCACGGGAACATCCCACTGTGA
- a CDS encoding helix-turn-helix domain-containing protein encodes MGNAFSASTSWHEAVRALRFASSTGFGRRVVAYERLSSLDLLADLPIDRVRRNRDVARINEIASSPAGDLDVQTAEAFFVYGSLRRTAAELHVHHSTVAARLARVQAAMGWNFEDPVERFLCALVLIVRRIAMSSAELADADLL; translated from the coding sequence GTGGGAAACGCATTCAGCGCGTCGACCTCGTGGCACGAAGCCGTCCGCGCGCTGCGTTTCGCGTCATCGACCGGCTTCGGTAGGCGGGTGGTGGCCTATGAGCGACTGAGCTCACTGGACCTGCTGGCGGACCTCCCGATCGATCGGGTGCGCCGTAATCGAGATGTGGCCCGCATCAACGAGATTGCATCATCGCCCGCCGGGGATCTCGACGTGCAGACTGCCGAGGCGTTTTTCGTCTACGGCTCGCTCCGGCGGACCGCCGCCGAACTGCACGTGCACCACAGCACGGTCGCGGCACGGTTGGCCCGCGTACAGGCCGCGATGGGGTGGAATTTCGAAGATCCGGTGGAGCGCTTTCTGTGCGCGCTGGTGCTCATCGTGCGACGGATCGCGATGTCGTCGGCCGAGCTTGCGGACGCTGACCTGCTGTAA
- a CDS encoding PH domain-containing protein produces MGYPENVLAKDEQVVLHRHPHWKRLIGPVLVLVLVTAVAAFVAAVVNTMDWQATAKNVLFIVIGVIWLIVVGWLTVWPFLSWWTTHFVITDRRVMFRHGLLTRSGIDIPLARINSVEFRHGLTDRLMRTGTLIIESASQDPLEFHDIPRVEQVHSLLYHEVFDTLGSEESPS; encoded by the coding sequence GTGGGTTACCCGGAGAATGTGCTGGCCAAAGACGAGCAGGTGGTGCTGCATCGGCACCCCCACTGGAAGCGCCTGATCGGTCCGGTCCTCGTCCTGGTTCTGGTCACCGCAGTGGCGGCGTTCGTCGCTGCCGTGGTCAACACCATGGACTGGCAGGCCACTGCCAAGAACGTCCTGTTCATCGTGATCGGTGTGATCTGGCTGATCGTCGTCGGTTGGCTGACGGTCTGGCCGTTCCTGAGTTGGTGGACCACGCATTTCGTCATCACCGACCGGCGGGTGATGTTCCGGCACGGCCTACTGACCCGCTCGGGAATCGATATCCCGCTCGCGCGGATCAACAGCGTCGAGTTTCGCCATGGTCTGACCGACCGGTTGATGCGCACCGGCACCCTGATCATCGAATCGGCGTCGCAGGATCCCCTGGAATTCCACGACATTCCGCGCGTGGAACAGGTGCATTCACTGCTGTATCACGAAGTCTTCGACACCCTGGGCTCTGAAGAGTCGCCGAGCTGA
- a CDS encoding glycosyltransferase, with translation MTARVNQLATAFDQAIVVIPAHNEAALLPRCLRAVTTAAACCPMPVQIVVVLDSCDDGSAKLAGEFGHDLHFVSVEAGNVGASRAAGFAYARSLCNHVDESRAWYATTDADSEVDPDWLLRQTASAAAMVLGVVRVTDWRHHPVALVRRYLRSYESSARGPNGHDHIHGANMGFRADAYWALGGFRPLATGEDVELVERFEAAGYRIERDSTLSVTTSARRNGRAPGGFAGHLRDVSRSVFRSAERGSA, from the coding sequence ATGACCGCACGGGTGAACCAATTGGCGACCGCCTTCGATCAGGCAATCGTCGTCATTCCGGCCCACAATGAAGCGGCGCTTCTGCCCCGGTGCCTGCGTGCCGTGACCACGGCCGCGGCCTGCTGCCCGATGCCGGTGCAGATTGTCGTCGTCCTTGATTCCTGTGACGACGGCAGCGCCAAGCTGGCGGGCGAGTTCGGTCACGACCTCCACTTCGTCAGCGTAGAGGCGGGCAACGTCGGCGCGAGCCGGGCCGCCGGCTTCGCCTATGCACGCTCGCTGTGCAACCACGTCGACGAATCCCGCGCCTGGTACGCCACCACCGACGCCGACAGTGAGGTGGACCCCGACTGGCTGCTTCGGCAGACCGCGTCGGCGGCTGCCATGGTGCTGGGCGTGGTGCGGGTGACCGACTGGCGGCATCACCCCGTCGCACTGGTCCGGCGTTACCTGCGTTCCTACGAGTCGAGTGCGCGGGGCCCCAATGGGCACGACCACATCCATGGCGCCAATATGGGTTTTCGTGCCGACGCGTACTGGGCGCTCGGGGGCTTCCGCCCTCTGGCCACCGGCGAGGACGTCGAGTTGGTCGAAAGGTTCGAGGCCGCGGGCTACCGGATAGAACGGGACTCGACGCTGTCGGTGACCACGTCAGCGCGCCGAAACGGCCGGGCGCCCGGCGGCTTCGCAGGTCACCTCCGTGATGTGTCGCGTTCGGTATTTCGTTCGGCCGAAAGGGGTTCCGCGTGA
- a CDS encoding acyl-CoA dehydrogenase family protein, producing the protein MTAGLVRGWLESGRLDLSLPGSGATLRRWQQLAELTEIDVVAGRLAEAHVDAVAILDELGAKPPASGELWAVWAAEDPNAVLNANTTGSGETDTVKLSGTKAWCSGAGLCTHALVTARRDDGQYALYAVEMSSNGVRPLPSTWRNPGMAASDTRSVQFSGAPAVPVGGPGDYLDRPGFWHGAIGVAACWVGAARAVAAPLYDRAARGATDGHVLAHLGAVDAAIAAAEAMLAAAAEATDTDPFDRSGSAQLLARRTRAVAENAVDAAITRTGRALGPAPLCQDAQHARRVADLTIYVRQSHAERDLAALGKLAGERR; encoded by the coding sequence GTGACGGCCGGTTTGGTTCGGGGCTGGCTTGAGTCAGGCCGGTTGGACCTGTCGCTGCCGGGTTCCGGTGCGACGCTGCGGCGTTGGCAACAGCTTGCGGAGCTGACGGAGATCGACGTCGTCGCCGGGCGACTCGCGGAAGCTCACGTTGATGCCGTCGCGATCCTCGATGAGCTGGGTGCCAAACCTCCTGCGTCAGGCGAGCTGTGGGCGGTGTGGGCCGCCGAAGATCCGAACGCCGTCCTCAATGCGAACACCACCGGAAGCGGTGAAACAGACACGGTGAAGCTGTCGGGCACCAAAGCGTGGTGCTCGGGGGCGGGCCTCTGCACACACGCGTTGGTGACGGCTCGCCGCGACGACGGCCAATACGCGCTGTATGCGGTCGAGATGAGCAGCAATGGGGTGCGCCCGTTGCCCAGCACCTGGAGGAATCCCGGCATGGCGGCCAGCGATACCCGTTCGGTCCAATTCAGCGGCGCGCCCGCGGTGCCTGTCGGTGGTCCCGGTGACTATCTGGATCGCCCCGGGTTCTGGCACGGTGCGATCGGCGTCGCGGCATGTTGGGTCGGTGCTGCCCGCGCAGTCGCCGCACCCCTGTACGACCGCGCGGCCCGCGGAGCAACCGATGGGCACGTGCTGGCCCACCTCGGTGCCGTCGACGCCGCGATCGCGGCGGCCGAAGCGATGCTGGCCGCGGCGGCCGAGGCGACCGACACTGACCCCTTCGACCGATCCGGGTCCGCCCAGTTACTGGCCCGGCGAACCCGCGCCGTCGCCGAAAACGCTGTGGATGCGGCGATTACCCGCACGGGCCGCGCACTCGGGCCCGCGCCGCTGTGCCAGGACGCGCAACACGCACGTCGCGTCGCGGATCTGACGATCTACGTGCGGCAGAGTCACGCCGAGCGCGACCTCGCCGCGCTCGGCAAGCTGGCGGGGGAGCGCCGATGA
- a CDS encoding Rieske 2Fe-2S domain-containing protein — translation MNDIREIDTGTEMTRFARGWHCVGLAETFRDGKPHGIEAFGTKLVAYADSAGELHVLDSYCRHMGGDLSMGSVKDDNLACPFHDWRWGGDGKCKLVPYAKRTPRLARTRKWHTREVNGQLLVWHDPEGSTPTDELIPPTIEGYEDGIWSPWQWNSILIEGSHCREIVDNNVDMAHFFYIHHAYPTYFKNVIEGHTASQFMESKPRPDYATRELWDGTYLRSEATYFGPAYMINWLHNDLAPDFTVEIALINCHYPVTHDSFVLQWGVAVQRNAGLPAEKAEKLAETMSRTFGDGFMEDVEIWKHKARIDNPLLTEEDGPVYHHRRWYEQFYVDLADVTPDMTDRFEQEVDTTHANELWRREVADNLAALNRR, via the coding sequence ATGAATGATATCCGGGAGATCGATACCGGCACCGAGATGACGAGGTTCGCCCGCGGTTGGCACTGCGTCGGGTTGGCCGAGACGTTCCGCGACGGGAAGCCGCACGGTATCGAGGCCTTCGGCACCAAGCTGGTCGCCTACGCCGACTCCGCCGGCGAACTGCACGTGCTCGATTCGTATTGCCGACACATGGGCGGCGACCTGTCGATGGGTTCGGTCAAGGACGACAATCTTGCCTGTCCGTTCCATGACTGGCGTTGGGGTGGCGACGGAAAATGCAAGCTCGTCCCGTACGCCAAGCGCACCCCTCGACTGGCGCGCACCCGCAAATGGCACACCCGTGAGGTCAACGGTCAGCTGCTGGTGTGGCACGACCCGGAAGGCTCGACTCCGACCGACGAGCTGATCCCGCCCACGATCGAGGGCTACGAGGACGGCATCTGGTCGCCGTGGCAATGGAATTCGATCCTGATCGAAGGGTCGCACTGTCGTGAGATCGTCGACAACAACGTCGACATGGCGCACTTCTTCTACATCCACCACGCCTACCCGACGTACTTCAAGAACGTCATCGAAGGCCACACCGCGAGCCAGTTCATGGAGTCCAAGCCGCGTCCGGACTACGCCACCAGAGAGCTCTGGGACGGCACCTACCTGCGTTCGGAGGCAACGTATTTCGGCCCGGCCTACATGATCAACTGGTTACACAACGACCTCGCCCCGGATTTCACCGTGGAGATCGCCCTGATCAACTGCCACTACCCGGTGACCCACGATTCGTTCGTGCTGCAGTGGGGCGTCGCGGTCCAGCGGAATGCCGGGCTGCCCGCGGAGAAGGCCGAGAAACTCGCCGAGACGATGAGCCGGACCTTCGGCGACGGCTTCATGGAGGACGTCGAGATCTGGAAACACAAGGCCCGCATCGACAATCCCTTGCTGACCGAGGAGGACGGCCCGGTCTATCACCATCGCCGGTGGTACGAACAGTTCTACGTCGATCTCGCCGACGTCACGCCCGATATGACCGACCGCTTCGAGCAGGAGGTCGACACCACGCACGCCAACGAACTCTGGCGCCGGGAGGTCGCCGACAACCTGGCGGCGCTCAACAGGAGGTGA
- a CDS encoding Maf family protein, translating into MTRVVLGSASTGRLGVLRQAGLDPLVVVSGVDEDAVIASLADAPPERVVSALAAAKADEVLTHVPAAIAADCVVIGCDSMLFLDGRLCGKPGDVDSARKQWHAMSGRTAQLYSGHAVLIVRDGAVTHRLADTGVTAVHFGSPTEADLDAYLGSGEPLCVAGGFTIDGLGGWFVDGIDGDPSNVIGLSLPLLRRMLASAGVSIAELWARRPQ; encoded by the coding sequence ATGACCCGGGTCGTCCTGGGTTCGGCATCGACAGGCCGGCTTGGCGTTCTACGCCAGGCCGGCCTCGATCCGTTGGTCGTGGTGTCAGGGGTCGACGAGGACGCCGTCATCGCCTCATTGGCCGATGCCCCGCCCGAGCGCGTGGTGAGCGCGCTGGCTGCGGCCAAAGCCGACGAAGTGCTCACCCATGTTCCCGCCGCCATCGCCGCGGACTGCGTCGTCATCGGTTGTGACTCGATGTTGTTTCTCGACGGGCGGTTATGCGGTAAGCCCGGAGACGTCGATTCCGCGCGGAAGCAGTGGCATGCCATGTCCGGCCGCACCGCTCAGCTGTACTCGGGCCACGCCGTGCTCATCGTCCGGGACGGAGCCGTCACCCATCGCCTCGCCGATACCGGTGTCACCGCAGTGCATTTCGGCTCACCCACCGAAGCCGATCTGGACGCGTATCTTGGCAGCGGCGAACCACTCTGTGTCGCAGGCGGATTCACCATCGACGGGCTCGGCGGCTGGTTCGTCGACGGTATCGACGGAGACCCGTCCAACGTGATCGGGTTGAGCCTGCCGCTGTTGCGCCGAATGTTGGCATCCGCAGGGGTTTCCATCGCGGAACTGTGGGCCCGCCGGCCACAGTGA
- a CDS encoding acyl-CoA carboxylase subunit epsilon, producing the protein MSGANDSAVVSGATAVSGATAADETVTEDVKADHEAHIKVLRGQPTDHEMAALMAILGTAGGGSADPVAGDRNLWGHPVDKLRYSIFSWQRVTLFERTHIRR; encoded by the coding sequence GTGAGCGGGGCGAACGATTCAGCTGTGGTGAGCGGGGCGACTGCAGTGAGCGGGGCAACTGCGGCTGACGAGACCGTCACCGAAGACGTCAAGGCCGACCACGAGGCACACATCAAGGTGCTGCGTGGTCAACCCACCGACCACGAGATGGCCGCACTGATGGCCATCCTCGGCACCGCAGGAGGCGGCAGCGCCGACCCCGTGGCGGGGGATCGCAACCTGTGGGGTCACCCGGTGGACAAGCTGCGCTACTCGATCTTCAGTTGGCAGCGGGTGACTCTGTTCGAGCGCACCCACATCCGGCGCTGA
- a CDS encoding biotin--[acetyl-CoA-carboxylase] ligase: MNTRPALDVTTLRDGLDGLSWRCVDIVEETGSTNADLLARAAAGEDIGGAVLFAEHQSAGRGRHGRHWSAPPRSQVIVSFGVDGAAVSPNRWGWLPLATGLAIVDAVAEVTGTRVGLKWPNDVLVGPRGGKLAGILAEVASPAPVIVVGLGVNVTMNADEAPDPRATSLTQLGAATVDRAPLARALLRHLDARITSWRNDDPSLAADYRTRSVTIGHRVRALLPGDNTLVGTATDVDELGRLIIDTATEQVTLSAGDITHLRPEES, from the coding sequence ATGAACACCAGGCCAGCGCTGGACGTGACGACCTTGCGCGACGGGCTCGACGGCCTGTCGTGGCGGTGCGTCGACATTGTCGAGGAGACGGGATCCACCAACGCCGATCTGCTGGCGCGGGCGGCGGCGGGGGAGGACATCGGCGGCGCGGTGTTGTTCGCCGAACATCAGAGCGCAGGCCGCGGCAGGCATGGCAGGCACTGGTCGGCACCGCCGCGCTCACAGGTGATCGTGTCTTTCGGTGTCGACGGGGCGGCAGTGTCCCCGAACCGTTGGGGCTGGCTGCCTCTGGCTACGGGCCTGGCGATCGTCGATGCGGTCGCGGAGGTCACCGGGACGCGGGTCGGCCTGAAATGGCCCAACGACGTCCTGGTCGGCCCACGTGGCGGGAAACTGGCCGGCATCCTGGCCGAAGTGGCCTCGCCCGCCCCGGTCATCGTCGTCGGCCTCGGGGTGAATGTGACGATGAATGCCGACGAGGCACCCGATCCGCGTGCCACCTCGCTCACCCAGCTCGGTGCGGCGACCGTGGACCGCGCCCCGCTGGCGCGGGCCCTGCTGCGGCACCTCGATGCCCGTATCACCAGCTGGCGCAACGATGATCCGTCGCTCGCCGCCGACTACCGGACCCGCAGCGTCACCATCGGCCACCGGGTACGCGCGCTCCTGCCGGGCGACAACACATTGGTGGGCACTGCCACCGATGTCGACGAACTCGGACGCCTGATCATCGACACCGCAACCGAACAGGTCACGTTGTCGGCGGGCGACATCACGCATCTGCGCCCCGAGGAGTCGTAG